In Paracoccus methylovorus, a genomic segment contains:
- a CDS encoding helix-turn-helix domain-containing protein, which yields MSHDATSWAFKQRGVGTAKLVLLALADCHNPVYGCFPSQAYLSAVCEIHRDTVNEHLKLLEARGLIRRVRSVDPVTKRQRPTRYKLAFEDDFATSDGGSQPSNGEEKAVSEIPTRAEKPVSEIPAEPCRIYPESRVGNSDTNLVREPLREPCVGGASAAHNSADFQTLWKAHPRPRDREASAKLFADAVEAGEDPKRIIQAAERYAAENAGNKAMYVAYSTTWLENQRWRDFPGEPLPQSVEGSDARAAVFWANKIKSGRYVPPSAINPALASCMLKNGLVTTDQMRRAGLSP from the coding sequence ATGAGCCATGACGCCACCTCGTGGGCCTTCAAGCAGCGCGGCGTGGGAACAGCGAAGCTGGTTCTGCTCGCCTTGGCCGACTGTCACAATCCCGTCTATGGCTGCTTTCCGTCCCAAGCCTATCTGTCTGCAGTATGCGAGATCCACCGAGACACGGTGAACGAACACCTGAAGCTGTTGGAAGCTCGTGGCCTGATCCGTCGAGTGCGCTCGGTCGATCCGGTGACGAAGCGCCAGCGCCCGACCAGATATAAGCTCGCCTTTGAGGATGATTTCGCGACGAGCGACGGCGGTTCGCAGCCCTCGAATGGGGAGGAAAAAGCCGTGTCGGAAATCCCGACTCGGGCCGAAAAACCCGTGTCGGAAATTCCGGCAGAGCCGTGTCGGATTTACCCGGAAAGCCGTGTCGGAAATTCCGACACTAACCTTGTAAGAGAACCTTTAAGAGAACCTTGTGTTGGCGGCGCCAGCGCCGCACACAACTCGGCGGACTTTCAAACCCTCTGGAAAGCCCATCCTCGGCCTCGTGACCGAGAGGCTTCTGCCAAGCTCTTTGCTGATGCGGTGGAGGCTGGGGAAGATCCCAAGCGGATTATCCAAGCAGCCGAACGCTACGCGGCCGAGAACGCTGGCAACAAGGCGATGTACGTCGCCTATTCCACCACCTGGCTTGAGAACCAGCGTTGGCGCGACTTTCCGGGCGAGCCATTGCCTCAATCGGTCGAAGGCAGCGATGCAAGGGCTGCGGTCTTCTGGGCCAACAAGATCAAATCCGGGCGCTACGTGCCACCTTCGGCCATCAATCCGGCGCTGGCCAGCTGCATGCTCAAGAACGGGCTGGTGACGACCGATCAGATGCGGCGAGCGGGGCTCAGCCCATGA
- a CDS encoding glycoside hydrolase family 3 protein: MATRFADALERLRKATIRALGDPRARLRRLWRAARAVLGFGRGMLGYPAAWFGLFRPRDELAAAVAELLVVGFYGSNSRSSSARLLARQVHRGQVGGVFFVAQNIGPIDELTDLMRLFRAGGNQPLIAIDHEGGIVQRLTKAHGVTRLPAARTVAATLSPTEARQLYAGAGQELAALGFNINLGPVLDVDDPANPVIGRPKRSYGTDPERIAAYAEAFASGFASAGILCTAKHFPGHGRSVSDSHHGVADISAHWTEAELEPFMRLFASPHAPAMVMMGHLRLDRLAPDGRPATVSAPIVTGLLRQKFGYKGVVMTDDVDMDAIRHLMSRREAVVQALAAGNDLIMIKNLFGYDPLLPQRAVRWVRKAIAQGTLTEAQITAAVTRVRAIRRQAWQGRA, translated from the coding sequence GTGGCAACGCGGTTTGCCGATGCTTTGGAGCGCCTGCGCAAGGCTACAATCCGCGCGCTTGGCGACCCTCGCGCGCGCTTGCGACGGCTTTGGCGCGCCGCGCGCGCAGTTTTGGGTTTCGGACGTGGCATGCTCGGCTACCCCGCCGCGTGGTTCGGTCTGTTCCGGCCGCGCGATGAATTGGCTGCGGCGGTCGCAGAACTGCTTGTCGTGGGATTCTACGGTTCGAATTCCCGGTCCTCCTCGGCGCGGCTTCTGGCCCGGCAGGTCCATCGCGGCCAGGTCGGCGGGGTGTTCTTCGTCGCCCAGAACATCGGCCCAATCGACGAGTTGACCGATCTGATGCGTCTGTTCCGCGCTGGCGGCAATCAGCCGCTGATCGCCATTGATCATGAAGGCGGTATCGTTCAGCGACTGACCAAGGCGCATGGCGTCACTCGGTTACCGGCCGCCCGAACGGTCGCCGCAACCCTGTCGCCGACTGAGGCCCGCCAGCTCTATGCAGGGGCGGGGCAGGAGCTTGCCGCGCTTGGCTTCAACATCAATCTCGGTCCCGTGTTGGATGTCGACGATCCTGCAAATCCGGTGATCGGCAGGCCGAAGCGGTCCTATGGCACCGATCCCGAACGCATAGCCGCCTATGCCGAGGCCTTTGCCAGCGGTTTTGCCAGCGCGGGCATTCTTTGCACGGCCAAGCATTTTCCCGGCCATGGCCGCTCCGTGAGTGATAGCCACCACGGGGTCGCCGACATTTCGGCGCATTGGACCGAGGCGGAGCTGGAGCCTTTCATGCGACTGTTCGCGTCGCCTCACGCCCCCGCTATGGTGATGATGGGTCATCTGCGTCTTGACCGTCTGGCGCCCGACGGGCGACCGGCCACCGTCTCGGCCCCCATCGTGACGGGTCTTCTGCGGCAGAAGTTCGGATACAAGGGCGTCGTGATGACAGATGATGTCGACATGGACGCCATCAGGCATCTTATGAGCCGGAGGGAGGCTGTCGTGCAGGCGCTAGCCGCCGGAAATGACCTGATCATGATCAAGAATCTGTTTGGCTACGACCCCTTGCTGCCACAACGCGCGGTGCGCTGGGTTCGCAAGGCCATCGCCCAAGGGACCCTGACCGAAGCGCAGATCACGGCGGCGGTCACGCGTGTACGGGCGATCCGCCGACAGGCCTGGCAGGGCAGGGCCTGA
- a CDS encoding Hint domain-containing protein, giving the protein MCFIAGTLILTADGEVPIEQIGVGDLVQTRDNGLQPVRWIGSQKLGAAELAAMPKLQPIRVKAGALGPDAPRQDLLVSPQHRVLVRSKIAQKMFGASEVLVAAKQLLQLDGFDIATDVSEVTYFHMLFDRHEVVVSNGAETESLYTGPEALKSVGKAAVEEIFALFPQLADPDHVPEPARYLPSGRQARKLGLRHLQNHRPLAMSA; this is encoded by the coding sequence GTGTGTTTCATCGCGGGAACGCTAATCCTGACGGCAGATGGCGAAGTGCCGATCGAGCAGATCGGCGTTGGCGATCTGGTGCAGACCCGAGACAACGGCCTGCAGCCGGTGCGCTGGATCGGTTCGCAAAAGCTGGGTGCGGCGGAATTGGCCGCCATGCCGAAGCTGCAGCCGATCCGTGTCAAGGCCGGGGCGCTGGGGCCGGATGCACCACGACAGGACCTGCTGGTTTCGCCGCAGCACCGGGTGCTGGTGCGCTCGAAGATCGCCCAGAAGATGTTCGGAGCATCCGAGGTGCTGGTCGCCGCCAAGCAACTTCTGCAACTGGATGGCTTCGACATCGCCACGGATGTTTCAGAGGTCACCTATTTCCACATGCTGTTCGACCGGCATGAGGTGGTGGTGTCGAACGGGGCTGAGACGGAATCGCTCTATACCGGCCCCGAGGCGCTGAAATCCGTGGGCAAGGCGGCGGTCGAGGAAATCTTCGCGTTGTTCCCGCAACTGGCGGATCCCGATCATGTCCCGGAGCCGGCGCGCTATCTGCCCTCCGGCCGCCAGGCCCGCAAGCTCGGCCTGCGCCACCTGCAAAACCACCGTCCGCTGGCCATGAGCGCATGA
- a CDS encoding head maturation protease, ClpP-related, protein MRKSWWLKLPRLGEGENTATALGAFLEQHAGEPVRVTVNSFGGHAAEGAAMMALIGQHGTVRAEVLGIAASAASLLLMEAAHIAMHSAALLMIHNPAALAFGTADELRGEATTLDKIADTYAAAYSRCTGHPLSRIRAWMDAESWMNAEEALALNFCDEITGEGERAKAVAAFDYTRFKSAPAQLLRRAARNGWAGETAASTPAH, encoded by the coding sequence TTGCGCAAAAGCTGGTGGCTGAAATTACCGCGGCTTGGCGAGGGCGAGAATACCGCCACTGCGCTTGGCGCCTTTCTCGAGCAACATGCCGGCGAGCCGGTTCGCGTCACGGTCAATTCCTTCGGCGGACACGCGGCCGAAGGCGCGGCGATGATGGCGCTGATCGGCCAGCACGGCACGGTGCGTGCCGAGGTTCTGGGGATTGCCGCCTCCGCCGCTTCGCTGCTGCTGATGGAGGCTGCGCATATCGCCATGCACTCGGCAGCACTGCTGATGATCCACAACCCCGCCGCGCTGGCCTTCGGCACTGCCGACGAGTTGCGCGGGGAGGCAACTACGCTGGACAAGATAGCGGATACCTATGCGGCGGCCTATTCGCGCTGCACCGGCCACCCGCTGAGCCGCATTCGCGCGTGGATGGATGCCGAGAGTTGGATGAACGCAGAGGAGGCGCTGGCGCTGAATTTCTGCGACGAAATCACCGGCGAAGGCGAGCGGGCGAAGGCTGTCGCCGCCTTCGATTACACCCGCTTCAAATCGGCGCCGGCCCAGCTTCTGCGGCGCGCCGCCCGCAATGGCTGGGCTGGAGAGACAGCTGCATCCACCCCGGCCCACTAA
- a CDS encoding tyrosine-type recombinase/integrase: MPRSNLPKGAHRVRRVTKAGAKFHFYAWRGGPKFWEDTARFPNDPAFFVAFADATARPKPAHYMTVQMVDDFLSSAEMPKGERTRQDYRLWALRFSAAFKDDPAAMFEEPEARGEVNEWRKQWAHSPRQYDYAGTVVTRMLNWAWKDAGKIRMHYCGDFRKVYEVDRSEIVWTPAQRETVCAHAPEWVQRILTAGCETGLRPADLVRLHRNQIEKTPQGRRIRIRTNKRNRTATIPVTPAMAALIDATPADRMLILVSDRGRPMTGRHASDSLRYWRNKAGLTPEAIGYDLRLQDTRGTAATRLLNAGLELAHIASHMGWSVRYAAAVIEHYARVSPDESDGILVKLAQSKGGTK, encoded by the coding sequence ATGCCTCGATCTAACCTGCCGAAGGGTGCCCATCGCGTCCGTCGCGTCACCAAAGCTGGCGCGAAGTTTCATTTCTACGCCTGGCGCGGCGGTCCGAAGTTCTGGGAGGATACCGCCCGCTTTCCGAACGATCCGGCTTTCTTCGTGGCTTTTGCAGACGCCACCGCGCGTCCCAAGCCGGCGCATTACATGACCGTCCAGATGGTTGACGACTTTCTGTCGAGCGCGGAAATGCCCAAGGGCGAGCGCACTCGGCAGGATTATCGCCTGTGGGCGCTGCGCTTCTCGGCGGCGTTCAAGGACGATCCCGCCGCGATGTTCGAGGAGCCCGAAGCGCGGGGCGAGGTCAACGAGTGGCGCAAGCAATGGGCGCATTCGCCACGGCAGTACGACTATGCCGGCACCGTGGTGACGCGGATGCTCAATTGGGCATGGAAGGACGCCGGCAAGATCCGGATGCACTACTGCGGCGACTTTCGGAAGGTCTATGAGGTCGACCGTTCGGAAATCGTGTGGACCCCCGCGCAGCGCGAGACGGTCTGTGCCCATGCGCCAGAGTGGGTGCAGCGCATCCTCACGGCTGGATGCGAAACCGGGCTGCGGCCTGCCGACCTAGTGCGCCTGCATCGCAACCAGATCGAGAAGACGCCACAGGGGCGCCGCATTCGCATCAGGACGAACAAGCGTAATCGCACCGCCACGATTCCAGTCACGCCGGCCATGGCCGCGCTGATCGACGCCACGCCGGCCGACCGCATGTTGATCCTAGTCAGTGATCGCGGGCGGCCGATGACTGGCCGCCACGCTTCGGACAGCTTGCGCTACTGGCGCAACAAGGCGGGGCTGACGCCCGAAGCGATTGGGTACGATCTGCGCTTGCAAGACACGCGCGGGACGGCCGCAACTCGCCTGCTAAACGCGGGGCTGGAACTGGCGCATATCGCCTCGCACATGGGCTGGTCGGTCCGCTACGCGGCGGCTGTGATCGAGCATTACGCCCGCGTTTCGCCCGATGAATCGGACGGCATTCTGGTCAAGCTCGCCCAGTCGAAAGGGGGCACAAAGTGA
- the gndA gene encoding NADP-dependent phosphogluconate dehydrogenase, whose product MTKAQIGLIGLGTMGAALALNIAEKGFPIAVWNRTTAVTRRFQAEAGELADRVIPTESLADLVAAIAPPRAIILMVPAGQPVDDQITALAPLLDPGDLLVDAGNANFHDTNRRTASDLPMRFLGMGVSGGEEGARHGPAIMGGGARADWDRIAPIMQAIAARAEDGTPCATWMGDAGAGHFVKTVHNGIEYADMQMIAEIYGLMRDGLGMDASGIGETFALWNEGPLKSYLIEISATVSRASDPLTGAPMLDVILDAAGQKGTGRWTAVEAQHLAAPIPVIEAAVMARNVSARLDERKAGEARFGPAPQPLELATAELEAALIAGKILCYAQGFAMIEAAGRNFGWQLDLPGIARVWRAGCIIRSAMLNDMAAALAENPARNLVLAPAFAERLQASIPALRQVVAQGVLHGHALPALASGLSWFDMMRTGRGTANMIQAQRDFFGAHGFDRLDGRDTHHGPWGH is encoded by the coding sequence ATGACAAAGGCGCAAATCGGCCTGATCGGCCTTGGCACGATGGGGGCGGCGCTGGCGCTGAACATCGCCGAAAAGGGCTTTCCCATCGCGGTCTGGAACCGCACGACCGCGGTCACGCGCCGTTTTCAGGCCGAGGCGGGCGAGCTGGCGGATCGCGTGATACCGACCGAAAGCTTGGCCGATCTGGTTGCTGCCATCGCCCCGCCCCGCGCCATCATCCTGATGGTTCCCGCAGGTCAGCCGGTCGATGACCAGATCACTGCACTGGCCCCGCTGCTCGACCCCGGGGATTTGCTGGTCGACGCCGGCAACGCCAATTTCCACGACACCAACCGCCGCACGGCCTCGGACCTGCCGATGCGGTTTCTGGGCATGGGTGTGTCCGGCGGCGAAGAAGGCGCGCGTCACGGCCCCGCCATCATGGGCGGCGGGGCGCGTGCCGACTGGGATCGCATCGCCCCGATCATGCAGGCCATCGCTGCCCGCGCCGAGGACGGCACCCCCTGCGCGACCTGGATGGGCGACGCCGGCGCCGGTCACTTCGTCAAGACCGTCCATAACGGCATCGAATATGCCGACATGCAAATGATCGCCGAGATTTATGGCCTGATGCGCGACGGCTTGGGCATGGATGCCTCTGGCATCGGCGAGACCTTCGCCCTCTGGAACGAAGGCCCGCTGAAATCCTATCTGATCGAGATTTCGGCCACCGTCTCGCGCGCCAGCGATCCGCTGACGGGGGCACCGATGCTGGACGTGATCCTCGACGCGGCCGGTCAGAAAGGCACCGGACGCTGGACCGCCGTCGAGGCGCAGCATCTGGCCGCGCCGATCCCGGTGATCGAAGCGGCAGTGATGGCGCGCAACGTCTCGGCCCGTCTGGATGAACGAAAGGCGGGCGAGGCGCGGTTCGGCCCCGCCCCCCAGCCGCTGGAACTGGCAACAGCCGAGTTGGAGGCGGCGCTGATCGCCGGCAAGATCCTGTGCTATGCGCAAGGTTTCGCGATGATCGAGGCCGCAGGTCGCAATTTCGGCTGGCAGTTGGATCTGCCGGGTATCGCCCGGGTCTGGCGGGCGGGCTGCATCATCCGCTCGGCCATGCTCAACGACATGGCAGCGGCCCTGGCCGAGAACCCGGCGCGCAACCTTGTGCTGGCGCCGGCCTTCGCTGAAAGGTTGCAGGCCAGCATCCCGGCCCTGCGGCAGGTGGTGGCGCAAGGGGTGCTGCACGGTCATGCGCTGCCGGCGCTTGCTTCGGGGCTGAGCTGGTTCGACATGATGCGCACCGGCCGCGGCACGGCAAACATGATCCAGGCCCAGCGCGACTTTTTCGGCGCCCACGGGTTCGACCGGCTGGACGGCAGGGACACGCATCACGGTCCTTGGGGGCACTAG
- a CDS encoding YdcF family protein, which translates to MDLYDSRTAISTFLFKKCSPEPVDLAFVLCSPTISSIHPAITLYKSGLAPRILISGAGTAVDGSVEWSFYHDHALASGVAESAILLEKAARNTAENAAFGAALIEKELGWAKVRSLAVCTKPFHMRRAIMTLRRHVPADVRLIAQPPEDPGDLSAETWWQTAQGRQRIFAELGKIGEYALKGDLDDV; encoded by the coding sequence ATGGATCTATATGATAGCCGCACAGCCATCAGTACCTTCCTCTTCAAGAAATGCAGCCCGGAACCTGTGGATCTGGCATTTGTCCTTTGTAGCCCGACGATCAGCAGCATCCATCCGGCCATTACGCTCTACAAGTCAGGGCTGGCCCCGAGAATATTGATTTCAGGCGCGGGCACTGCCGTCGATGGATCGGTGGAGTGGTCCTTTTATCACGACCATGCCCTTGCCTCGGGCGTGGCGGAAAGCGCGATCCTGCTTGAGAAGGCCGCCCGCAATACCGCTGAGAATGCGGCTTTCGGTGCGGCTCTGATCGAGAAGGAACTGGGTTGGGCGAAGGTCCGCAGTCTTGCCGTCTGCACCAAGCCCTTTCACATGCGCCGCGCGATCATGACCCTTCGCCGACATGTCCCAGCCGATGTGCGGCTGATTGCCCAGCCCCCGGAGGATCCCGGCGATCTTTCTGCGGAAACCTGGTGGCAGACCGCACAGGGCCGACAGCGCATATTCGCCGAGTTGGGAAAGATCGGTGAATATGCACTCAAGGGGGACCTGGACGATGTCTGA
- a CDS encoding amino acid adenylation domain-containing protein, whose protein sequence is MSDLARMHLIGVGGSGMLPLALLLKQAGHPVTGSDNLCAPARLAMLEAQEIEVLSGADPTRVKTADCVVVSPAIPETHVERRAARRDGVPVKTRAQVLAELIADRLNICVAGSHGKSTTTAMLIHILSAAGKGDFGYMLGASFAAPDIAPARLGVPAAPFVTEACEAHGALAHWRPSHAILTNLDDDHADHYGGLTELRRAFAAFLSRLPPEGKVMACGDDPRVIEVLREARCAALTYGFRDENSLRAIQDRPGSATVFLHGKEMGSLSLAVPGRHNLLNALGALGMALTLGVGFQTAASALAEFHGVARRLQRIPTESPLRIFDDFAHHPAEIAASIAVLRETTQGRLIAIFEPQLHSRVARMALRFAQALGAADHSFILPVATLGEAVQEGNGDAALADACRSMGLSCQHVSDWSELLLRLQDDLQSDDTLVVMAGASGAGIAERLSEALSRPPAPGPASSVLNGERRPLPPDLLTLVAGHAARQPAAPAVEMGHRRLSYADLVLRTDDLSATLTAAGVRAGDSVGVCLGLTVDRVTAFLAILQLGGIFVPLDPALPSERLHYMLETAGARTVIVNAASPALPDIGLRFVNCGQLPDCGGRPGVDWRPKESAADALAYMIFTSGTTGQPKAVEISRGALANYAVAASRHFQIAHSARVSQISGFGFDVSVGDMAMALAAGACLVYPTDLQAIPGPPVGRFIAQARLTHLSLTPSALSIIPQAEHPELTHVIVAGEACPPALVERWGKGRSFINAYGPTEATVEALFAICVPGKPVTIGRPIDNMGACLMDENLQLAVPGQEGELCLFGPGLTKGYRHLPALTEQQFPVVHIPGQGIIRIYRTGDRVKAGPDGALVYLGRMDSQLKFNGYRIEPGEVEAALCNLPNVIDAAVSLASSPHSSDRLIAHVVMLPGASSPDPVDLRERLLRHLPSYMVPSVFLPVPEVPRNASGKRDRNALPVPPQLMQPSKACTIGTATEAKLMGLIDEQVGANVVTGTRDSLRDAGVDSLSMANLLFAIEDAFGITLDIGFEAGFDTVEVLALMVDAQLKAPHAPSSPGLEDVLTAKITPYLATWPGRRLGKVGLVRSLSDERPLPKLFWCLQAGHELSRLSESLRDAASVFGLRSGHLAVEYSADTLKALGRLYADEIAAVAPTGPLFLGGNCQGGLVIREAGLELMRRGRDVALTILMEQGRFFHYPGTTLLLFGAGSYLNPYGHIDAPEQLFRTAYPAGHHVEIIPGAHGHYFTPENVGALAGTILRHLDRHCDGRRTVPDHPHLAQAHGCLHPV, encoded by the coding sequence ATGTCTGATCTCGCTCGGATGCATCTGATCGGTGTCGGGGGCAGCGGCATGCTGCCTTTGGCGCTGCTGCTCAAGCAGGCGGGCCACCCTGTCACCGGCAGCGACAATCTCTGCGCCCCCGCGCGTCTTGCTATGCTGGAAGCACAGGAGATCGAGGTTCTTTCGGGGGCCGATCCGACCCGTGTGAAAACTGCGGATTGCGTCGTGGTAAGCCCGGCCATTCCCGAGACCCATGTGGAACGGCGGGCGGCGCGACGCGACGGCGTTCCCGTCAAGACCCGCGCCCAGGTGCTGGCCGAGCTGATCGCCGACCGTCTCAATATCTGCGTGGCGGGCAGTCATGGCAAATCGACGACGACGGCGATGCTCATCCACATCCTGAGCGCTGCGGGAAAAGGTGATTTCGGCTATATGCTGGGCGCATCCTTTGCCGCCCCCGATATTGCTCCCGCGCGATTGGGCGTGCCTGCCGCGCCCTTCGTGACCGAAGCCTGCGAAGCCCATGGCGCTCTGGCGCACTGGCGGCCCTCACATGCCATCCTGACCAACCTCGATGACGATCACGCGGATCATTATGGCGGGCTGACCGAGTTGAGACGAGCCTTCGCGGCCTTCCTGTCGCGATTGCCACCGGAGGGCAAGGTGATGGCCTGCGGCGACGATCCGCGTGTCATCGAAGTCCTGCGCGAGGCGCGCTGTGCGGCCCTGACATATGGCTTCCGCGATGAGAATTCGTTGCGGGCCATTCAGGATAGGCCCGGAAGCGCCACCGTCTTCCTGCACGGAAAGGAAATGGGATCGCTGTCTCTGGCCGTTCCGGGGCGCCACAATCTGCTCAATGCACTGGGCGCTCTTGGAATGGCGCTCACGCTTGGCGTCGGGTTCCAGACTGCGGCCAGTGCGCTGGCCGAATTTCACGGGGTCGCGCGGCGGTTGCAGCGCATTCCCACCGAAAGCCCGCTGCGCATCTTCGACGACTTTGCCCACCATCCGGCCGAGATCGCAGCCTCGATCGCTGTCCTTCGCGAGACGACGCAGGGCCGGCTGATCGCGATCTTTGAGCCTCAGTTGCACAGCCGGGTCGCGCGCATGGCCTTGCGCTTTGCGCAGGCTCTGGGTGCGGCGGACCACAGCTTCATCCTGCCGGTGGCGACGCTTGGCGAGGCCGTGCAAGAGGGGAATGGAGATGCCGCGCTGGCCGATGCCTGCCGTTCCATGGGACTGTCCTGCCAACACGTCTCGGACTGGTCAGAGCTGCTGCTGCGGTTGCAGGACGATCTGCAAAGCGACGACACGCTTGTCGTCATGGCGGGCGCCAGCGGAGCGGGGATCGCCGAGCGACTTTCCGAGGCGCTTTCGCGCCCGCCCGCGCCCGGGCCTGCTTCAAGCGTTCTGAACGGAGAAAGGCGGCCTTTGCCGCCCGATCTGCTGACCCTCGTTGCCGGGCACGCCGCCCGGCAGCCCGCGGCGCCCGCCGTTGAAATGGGGCACCGCCGTCTCAGCTATGCGGATCTTGTCCTCAGGACCGATGATCTCTCCGCAACCCTTACCGCAGCCGGTGTCAGGGCCGGCGACAGCGTCGGCGTCTGCCTTGGCCTGACGGTGGACCGTGTGACCGCGTTCCTTGCCATTCTCCAGCTTGGCGGCATCTTCGTGCCGCTCGACCCGGCCCTGCCGAGTGAGAGGCTACACTACATGCTCGAGACCGCAGGCGCGCGGACGGTCATCGTGAATGCCGCAAGCCCCGCCTTGCCGGACATCGGCCTTCGCTTCGTCAATTGCGGCCAACTGCCGGATTGTGGCGGAAGGCCCGGGGTCGACTGGCGACCAAAGGAAAGTGCGGCGGATGCGCTGGCCTATATGATCTTCACCTCCGGGACGACCGGGCAACCCAAGGCGGTCGAGATCTCGCGCGGCGCGCTTGCCAATTACGCGGTCGCGGCGTCCCGACATTTCCAGATCGCCCACAGCGCGCGCGTCTCGCAGATCAGCGGCTTCGGCTTCGATGTCTCGGTGGGGGACATGGCCATGGCACTGGCCGCAGGGGCCTGTCTTGTCTACCCCACGGATTTGCAGGCGATCCCTGGCCCGCCCGTCGGTCGCTTCATCGCGCAGGCCCGGCTGACGCATCTCTCGCTGACGCCCTCGGCCCTGTCGATCATTCCCCAGGCAGAGCATCCGGAGCTGACCCATGTGATCGTTGCGGGCGAAGCCTGCCCGCCCGCGCTGGTCGAGCGTTGGGGGAAAGGCCGCAGCTTCATCAACGCCTATGGGCCGACGGAAGCCACGGTCGAGGCTCTGTTCGCCATTTGCGTGCCCGGCAAGCCGGTTACCATCGGGCGGCCGATCGACAATATGGGGGCTTGTCTGATGGATGAGAACCTCCAGCTTGCCGTACCGGGACAGGAGGGGGAACTTTGCCTATTCGGGCCGGGTCTGACCAAGGGATATCGGCACCTGCCCGCGCTGACCGAACAGCAGTTCCCGGTGGTTCACATCCCCGGCCAAGGCATCATCCGCATCTATCGCACCGGAGACCGGGTAAAGGCTGGACCCGATGGCGCACTCGTCTATCTGGGGCGCATGGACAGCCAGTTGAAGTTCAACGGCTATCGCATCGAGCCCGGCGAGGTCGAGGCGGCCCTGTGCAACTTGCCGAACGTGATTGACGCGGCCGTGTCGCTCGCTTCCTCTCCTCATTCCTCTGATCGCCTGATCGCCCATGTGGTGATGCTGCCCGGCGCGTCCTCGCCCGATCCGGTGGACCTGCGCGAGCGGCTGCTGAGGCACCTGCCGTCCTACATGGTGCCCTCGGTCTTCCTTCCGGTTCCCGAGGTCCCGCGCAATGCCAGCGGCAAGCGTGACCGCAACGCGCTGCCGGTGCCGCCGCAACTGATGCAGCCGTCAAAGGCCTGCACCATCGGCACTGCGACAGAGGCAAAGCTTATGGGGCTGATCGATGAACAGGTCGGGGCGAATGTCGTCACCGGCACGCGGGACAGCCTGCGCGATGCCGGAGTCGACTCGCTGTCGATGGCGAATCTCCTGTTCGCGATCGAGGATGCTTTCGGCATCACGCTCGATATCGGATTCGAGGCGGGTTTCGACACCGTTGAAGTCCTCGCCCTGATGGTGGATGCACAGCTCAAAGCCCCACATGCGCCCTCGTCGCCCGGTCTCGAGGATGTGCTGACCGCGAAGATCACGCCATATCTCGCCACATGGCCCGGCCGGCGGCTTGGCAAGGTCGGGCTGGTGCGGAGCCTGAGCGACGAGCGGCCGCTTCCGAAGCTCTTCTGGTGCCTTCAGGCAGGCCATGAGCTTTCACGACTGAGCGAGAGCCTGCGCGACGCGGCATCCGTTTTCGGATTGCGCTCGGGGCATCTTGCCGTCGAATACAGTGCCGATACTCTCAAGGCGCTTGGCCGGCTCTATGCCGACGAGATTGCAGCCGTTGCTCCGACCGGCCCGCTGTTCCTCGGAGGGAATTGCCAAGGGGGCCTCGTGATCCGCGAGGCCGGGCTGGAACTGATGCGTCGGGGCCGTGACGTCGCCCTGACCATCCTCATGGAGCAGGGTCGCTTCTTCCACTATCCGGGCACCACTCTCCTCCTCTTCGGAGCGGGCAGCTATCTCAATCCCTATGGTCATATCGATGCGCCGGAACAGCTGTTTCGTACCGCCTATCCTGCGGGCCATCATGTCGAGATCATCCCTGGGGCTCATGGGCACTATTTTACGCCCGAGAATGTCGGCGCCCTCGCCGGGACGATCCTTCGTCACCTTGACCGCCATTGCGACGGGAGAAGGACCGTCCCCGATCATCCTCACCTCGCACAGGCACATGGCTGCCTGCATCCGGTTTGA